In Beggiatoa leptomitoformis, the genomic window ATTGGTTTCTGAGGTTGTTAAACTGGTTAATAATTTTAGGTCAACTAATGCGTGTAATATGTCCGCTCGAGCAGCAAGAAACCCAACTCGCACACTGGTAGTAATCGTTTTAGAAAAACTGCTGATATAAATCACGCGCTGTAAATGGTCTAACGTTGCTAAACGTGGCACATTTGACGGGCTAAAATCACCATAAACATCGTCTTCAATAATAGTTAAATCATATTTTTCCGCGAGTTGTAAAATACGATGGGCATTGGCTTGGCTTAAACTAGTTCCTGTTGGGTTATGCAAGACGGTATTTGTAAAAAATACTTTTGGCTTATATCGTTGAATCAGTGACTCCATTACTTGTGTGTCAGAACCATCTAGTGTGCGAGGTACACCCACTAATGTTGCCCCTAAGGCTTTTAAATGACCAAATAACGTGTAATAACCGGGGTCATCAACCAATACAGCATCACCGGGGCGTACCAAATAACGTCCAACTAAGTCTATGGCATGTGTAGCCCCATAGGTGGTTATAATATTCTGTATTGTCGTGACAATGCCCAGTTCCGCAAGGCGTTTTTGTAAGTCTTGACGTAAGGGCGTATAGCCATAAATATTGCCATATCCACCGCTTGCGTAGTCGTGATGCCGTGACACTGTCCGCATGGCTTTTTGTAAACTGGCTTCATCGCGCCATTCCACAGGTAACCAGCCACAACCGGGGGAAGCGTAATGGTCACTCGTATGAAAAGATTGATGTAACAACCATAAGACATCAACAGCCCGTTCTAAATGACAGGGATTTTCTATAATCACTTCATTGGTGATTGGTTTAGTAACATAAAATCCTGAGCCTTTCCGTGATTCTAAATAGCCTGATGCCACTAATTTATCGTAGGCTTGAACAACCGTAAAACGACTAATGCAGTGTGTTTCTGCAAATTTGCGAATAGAAGGCAAGCGTGTTCCGTTGCGTAGTATTCGCGTATCCACTTGTTGTTGAATCCCGCGCACAATTTGTTCTATTAAAGAAACAGTGTCCTGATTATTTAGACTAATTAAGGACATAACCAACTCCATGCCCTTAATATAGGGCAACAAATTTCTTAAATTACTTGCGGTAATAGTAATGTAATTTACACCATATTTGTAATCACCTAAAAATTAAGGACAAAAAAATACCCTCTGTTTTTAAGGCAGAGGGTATGGTTGGTTTAGGGGATTAGCCTAGGGGTTATGGGCAACCTGCGGGTTTAGTAGCCCCTTGTTTTAGTACAAAGGTAACTGTCGCTACATTACTGATAGGCAGATTACTATTTGTCGCTTCAATCCGCGCAGTAATAGAGACTTGACCCGGACATAGTCCTTTAATCGTGGTAACAAATGAACCCGTATCAGCATCACCTGTCGTCGTACCAGAAGAGGCACCAAACACAATAGAACCTTTAATATCTGGCGTGGCAACTGGGTCAACATATAGCGTAATAGGAATACCACTTAAAGCAATTTTTCCTGTCGGCGATGTTGGGTCAATTTTCTGGGCAACAACGGTTAATTGTCCAAGCTCATCACCTAATATATCAGTACTAACGGTATCAACATTTATTGTTGGTGGCGTAATTACCAAGGTTACAAGATCAGGAATTTGTGAATCAGCTAATACAACACCTGTATTTTGTGTCACTAAGGTACATCCACCCAGTAATGCTGCTGTTGATGCAAAAGGATTAGAAACAGGGCATGTTTCAGCATCTGCATCTGCTTTGCTACAAGGTGGAACAAAAGATAAACTATCTGATGCTTCGCTTCCTGAAACAGTGGTTTGCGCTTTTAACTCTACATCGATGAGATAATTTGCATACTGTTTCGCATACACAACATTAAAATCTGCAAAACCTGCCGATGTGTTGGGTGAGCTTGTGGTTGGACCTGTGGTAACTGTTAAGGCATCCAAGGTAATAACCCCGCCTGGGTCTAATGAACCATTGCTATTTAAATCTTCTCCACTATCTAATATCCCATTCCGATTTGTATCTTCATTGATACATTGATAATAGCTAGAAGCACTCAAAGAACCGCGAATATAGTAGTGCGGATAAATGCTCAGTGTAACAACACTATTATTGACAGGTGAACCATTGGAGTCTGTGACTAAAACAGTATGCGGTAATTTATAACGAATACCTAAGTTCTGGTCATCTTCAATAACATTACCTGATGCAACCGTGACAAATAAACTGCGCTGTCCAACCGTTAAATTAATAACCTCAGATAAACCATCCACAGTAACTGTAATTTTCACACCATCAGTTGAACTGGTTGTCGTACCTGCAATATAAGTTGTAGTTGCGCGTCCGAAAGCATCGGTAGTCGCTGAACCTTGTGTTAAAGAACCACCCGTTACATCGGTTAAAACAAATGTAACCGTTTTATTACTGACAAGATTATCATTCGCATCACGAACAATTGCCGTTATTTCGGATTGTTGGTCAGTACTTCCTGCCGTGTTGGTACTTAACACGGTACTGGATGCCTGCAATGTTAGTTTGCTAGCTGTGGTTGCAATAAAGGTTATGTTAAATGTAATTGAGGGAGGCGGTGGCGTTGTCCGAACACCACTAATACTCACTGTCGCAACCCCTGCATCAGCAGAACTCAATGTAAAGCAGTTTGCCACAAAGGGCGTTGTTTTACATGTTGTATCAGCATCTAATGATACGGTATTTCCCGGTGTTAAAGTACCGCGTGTTGATGTCACTTGTACATCACCACTAATAGGACCACTGGCTTGTGTCCACACAATTCTAAATTGCTGAGTTTGGCCTATCGGTATTTGACAATCGGTAATACTTAAACAATCAGCATTAGCAGTAACAGGTACAACCTCCAACTGATCAGTTGAAATGGAAATGGCTAATGTTGCAGGTGTAATTGCTGATGCCCCCGGTTTAGAGGCACTTAACGTGTCAGTTAAGATACCTTGATTACTCAAACCAGTACTGGCTTGCAAGGTAATCTCTGCCCGTCCACTTACATCGGTTACAACATTTACTTGTGTTGCTGTTGTTTGTCCATAAGTAATGTTGTTTCCATTGGCTGACGTTACTAATAACGTTTGACCTGCGAGGGGATCATTTTTTGAATTACGGAGAGTAATAACATAAGTTCCCACATTGTTAATAATCAGTGAGGAAGGTCCCGTAATATTTAATGTTGTACCAATTACCTTGACGGAAATAGCTTTTTGTAAAGTTGTTCCATCACCTTTGCTCACAGACGCTATGACGGTAATGTAGCGATTATCTGCATTACTTTGTGTTGTCAAACGCGCTTGCGCCCGTCCAGAAGTATCCGTTACACCGGGTGTCCCCGTTGTTGTGCCAGAAATTAAAATCGGCAGCAATTCTCCACCAGCGCCAGCACGGGATTCACTCGTGGTTGGGTCAACGCTTTCACATGTTGTAACAGTTAAGCCATCGGCAGGTGTTGGTGTACTTGGAATACCACAAACTGAAGAGAAATTGATAGTTACGTCACTAAGTAGGTTATTTTTTGAGTCTTTAACCAAACCCGTGATAGTCACTCCATCACTATCCCCTTCTGAATTTAACGTTGATGAACTACTGAGCAACTCAAGACTTGCAATATCTGCAGTACTGCCTGATGAAGGATTAAAGGTTAATTCAATGGCATTGCTGGTTAGCACTACATTTGTAGCATTAAGTCTGGCTTGAATAGTAACTGTACCTGCTTTACTACTGGTAACCGTTGTTGTAAAAGCCCCTGAAGAGGTTGCTGTTTTTCCTGAGAATGCGGTAAAAATGGTTGATCCTGCAATATCCCCTGTTGCAGAGAGGACGATAGGAACATCACCTAACGGTGAGTTATTCTTTCTAGCTAACAACGTGACTTCAATATTACTGCCTGTTTCAACACTGGGTTGAGAAACCGTTAATACCAAACTGTCAGGAATTTGGTCAGCAGGTAGCGTTGTACCACCAGTAAAGGTGATTTTTAATGGTGTACTGTTCTTATCTGACCGAACACCACTAGAAACCGCGACAACAGAAATATTTTCTTCAGCAACCGTACTAGTTACCGTTGCACGGTATTCACCTAAAGAATTGGTTGTACCTGTAGAACCAGCAATAGTTGCATTAATGGAATCAACAAAAATTTCAACAGCAGCACCCGTAATAGGTGTATTTGTTGAATCCCGTGGTGTAACAACCAATATAATTTTTGAAGTTCCATCAGCAGGTTGTGGAGAGTTGATTGCTTCTACATCAATAAAAGCAGGTGCAGTACCAGCAGTTGCTTCAAAATTAATACGGACATTTTTAGCAATGTTAGAACCCCCTGTAGAAAC contains:
- a CDS encoding PLP-dependent aminotransferase family protein, with protein sequence MSLISLNNQDTVSLIEQIVRGIQQQVDTRILRNGTRLPSIRKFAETHCISRFTVVQAYDKLVASGYLESRKGSGFYVTKPITNEVIIENPCHLERAVDVLWLLHQSFHTSDHYASPGCGWLPVEWRDEASLQKAMRTVSRHHDYASGGYGNIYGYTPLRQDLQKRLAELGIVTTIQNIITTYGATHAIDLVGRYLVRPGDAVLVDDPGYYTLFGHLKALGATLVGVPRTLDGSDTQVMESLIQRYKPKVFFTNTVLHNPTGTSLSQANAHRILQLAEKYDLTIIEDDVYGDFSPSNVPRLATLDHLQRVIYISSFSKTITTSVRVGFLAARADILHALVDLKLLTSLTTSETNERVVHQVLVDGYYRKHLDKLRMRVQIAREKTMKQLEKAGLEIFAETEHGLFIWAKLPDCHDAAHIASLAAKQGIMLAPGNVFRPHQESSPWLRFNAAFCENADIFRFLAEIHH
- a CDS encoding beta strand repeat-containing protein — protein: MFIRILLRWLLYAFILGTLSACGGGSDEASNLLDDKGTDTPTTDPDTTTPTTVSVLVTGETVVAVGDNTATITITTLDGTSTTTTATVPNVPFRVSVTGSARFSNGEATLDAVSNSQGQSTLTITDSSLENVLVSFSGRDNYTGSFSFSVYFGGTVTASISPAYPTTIIAGGSDTATLTVQARDATGLPIVGQNVSLSFAQGSFATASTTETTSVTNSQGQFVATITNTVAQDTSVTPVVGGYTVKPALAMRFGASTVYTNPTAVDLLVAANNVPADGTTTARLLVVARDDAGVPVTNVPISISISSGSAQLSTNGSTYQPVFINGNTGSAGNFSVYIKNTVEEDVTLTASARITNSDSTTAIISDSVTITFKNAVVDPTTTVTISSVTLDAPIYTPVAAATANGTDTASIVGRVLYSDSTPVANTTVSFLTSNGLSIPNATTDSAGFFRLSLSSTTVVSYTLRAVVAGISSSSITVAFIARATTPDTETPTSPSNVTLIASPSSTLADGTSSITLTAIVRDSTSTPMTGIQVSISAAGTAASTALFDNGIVKTGSSGTAVFKLTNTVAGNVSVTASAVALTTAGIPSGTTVTDTEVVTFTNPATQVAQLDVSCSPVGTSTGTDVTCGTGLKANGTDQATISVVARDSTGKPVANAPIIILGTGGAAVADPSSGVTNSNGFFSASVTSTDVGPADFTVTVENVSTGGSNIAKNVRINFEATAGTAPAFIDVEAINSPQPADGTSKIILVVTPRDSTNTPITGAAVEIFVDSINATIAGSTGTTNSLGEYRATVTSTVAEENISVVAVSSGVRSDKNSTPLKITFTGGTTLPADQIPDSLVLTVSQPSVETGSNIEVTLLARKNNSPLGDVPIVLSATGDIAGSTIFTAFSGKTATSSGAFTTTVTSSKAGTVTIQARLNATNVVLTSNAIELTFNPSSGSTADIASLELLSSSSTLNSEGDSDGVTITGLVKDSKNNLLSDVTINFSSVCGIPSTPTPADGLTVTTCESVDPTTSESRAGAGGELLPILISGTTTGTPGVTDTSGRAQARLTTQSNADNRYITVIASVSKGDGTTLQKAISVKVIGTTLNITGPSSLIINNVGTYVITLRNSKNDPLAGQTLLVTSANGNNITYGQTTATQVNVVTDVSGRAEITLQASTGLSNQGILTDTLSASKPGASAITPATLAISISTDQLEVVPVTANADCLSITDCQIPIGQTQQFRIVWTQASGPISGDVQVTSTRGTLTPGNTVSLDADTTCKTTPFVANCFTLSSADAGVATVSISGVRTTPPPPSITFNITFIATTASKLTLQASSTVLSTNTAGSTDQQSEITAIVRDANDNLVSNKTVTFVLTDVTGGSLTQGSATTDAFGRATTTYIAGTTTSSTDGVKITVTVDGLSEVINLTVGQRSLFVTVASGNVIEDDQNLGIRYKLPHTVLVTDSNGSPVNNSVVTLSIYPHYYIRGSLSASSYYQCINEDTNRNGILDSGEDLNSNGSLDPGGVITLDALTVTTGPTTSSPNTSAGFADFNVVYAKQYANYLIDVELKAQTTVSGSEASDSLSFVPPCSKADADAETCPVSNPFASTAALLGGCTLVTQNTGVVLADSQIPDLVTLVITPPTINVDTVSTDILGDELGQLTVVAQKIDPTSPTGKIALSGIPITLYVDPVATPDIKGSIVFGASSGTTTGDADTGSFVTTIKGLCPGQVSITARIEATNSNLPISNVATVTFVLKQGATKPAGCP